Proteins encoded together in one Chloroflexota bacterium window:
- a CDS encoding acyl-CoA thioesterase, with product MHTFTRTFRVRSYECDAYGHVNNVNYLRYMQEAAFDASAARGYDQSAYAAMGRLFLVRGTEIDYLQPLRYGDSVAVTTWVSDFRRVRSQRAYELKRVADDVVVARAATDWVFLDRDTQRPATIPEALIAAFFPDGVPPVQPRPPFPVPPPPPPGAFHMRRRVGWQEIDSAGHVNNAAYLGYADDAGMEVSIAHGWPLARMMKHGFGIVARRHQIEYREAATLGDEIDVQTWVSDVKRVSADRHYLIRRAADGVVLTRVRSHFAWVDLASGRPIRIPPQFLNDFAANIAS from the coding sequence ATGCACACCTTCACTCGCACGTTCCGCGTCCGCTCGTACGAATGCGACGCGTACGGCCACGTCAACAACGTCAACTATCTGCGCTACATGCAGGAGGCCGCCTTCGACGCCTCGGCGGCGCGCGGCTACGACCAGAGCGCCTATGCAGCCATGGGCAGGCTGTTTCTGGTGCGCGGCACAGAGATCGATTACCTGCAGCCACTGCGCTACGGCGACTCCGTGGCCGTCACGACCTGGGTCTCCGACTTCCGCCGTGTCCGCTCGCAGCGTGCGTACGAGCTCAAGCGCGTCGCCGACGATGTCGTCGTGGCGCGCGCGGCGACCGACTGGGTTTTTCTCGACCGCGATACACAGCGCCCCGCGACAATCCCGGAAGCGTTGATCGCCGCCTTCTTCCCGGACGGCGTCCCGCCTGTGCAGCCGCGCCCGCCCTTCCCGGTACCGCCGCCTCCGCCGCCCGGCGCTTTCCACATGCGCCGCCGCGTCGGTTGGCAGGAGATCGACTCGGCCGGGCACGTGAACAACGCGGCGTACCTCGGCTATGCGGACGACGCCGGCATGGAGGTCAGCATCGCGCACGGTTGGCCGCTGGCGCGCATGATGAAGCACGGCTTCGGGATCGTCGCGCGCCGCCACCAGATCGAGTACCGTGAAGCCGCCACCCTGGGCGATGAGATCGACGTGCAAACCTGGGTCAGCGACGTCAAACGTGTGAGCGCCGACCGCCACTACCTCATCCGGCGCGCTGCCGATGGCGTCGTCCTGACGCGGGTACGCTCTCACTTCGCATGGGTCGACCTCGCGAGCGGCCGCCCGATCCGCATCCCGCCCCAGTTCCTGAACGATTTTGCCGCCAACATCGCATCCTGA
- the hydA gene encoding dihydropyrimidinase, with amino-acid sequence MYDLVIRGGTTVTVGTMAVADIGIQDGRIAQIGGVMDGTREINARGHYVFPGGVDVHVHLTSPRDPKPGVEVWVDDFYSGSQAAIGGGVTTIGNMTFQRRGETLRDALERDMAAAQRDAAIDYIMHPILTEPSEASLGQIPGLAADGHTSLKIFLVDESFDARVDDYIRAFELAGRSGSLTMVHCEDGALIRCICRALLAEGRGAPRNWPDARPDYTEAVATERAIAISRATKAPIYIVHLSSAAALAAARKARAQGAKVYVETRPLYLYMSREAFEQADAAKYVGAPPLREPADLRAMWNGIHAANIQCICTDHAPWTLRQKLDPTLDITNVRQGVSDLETLMPMLFSEGVRTGRISLSRFVEMTSTNAAKLFGMYPQKGTIAVGSDADLVIWDVEASRVIDGAGMHSQSGYSVYDGRTVTGWPLFTLSRGEIVYQEGHVTAERGRGRWIRRARTTGL; translated from the coding sequence ATGTACGACTTGGTTATTCGCGGCGGCACGACCGTGACGGTGGGAACGATGGCTGTCGCTGACATCGGCATTCAGGACGGGCGCATCGCGCAGATCGGCGGCGTCATGGACGGCACGCGCGAGATCAACGCGCGCGGTCACTACGTCTTTCCGGGCGGCGTGGATGTGCACGTGCACCTCACATCGCCGCGCGACCCGAAGCCGGGCGTCGAGGTCTGGGTGGACGATTTCTACTCCGGCTCGCAGGCCGCCATCGGCGGCGGCGTGACAACCATCGGCAACATGACATTCCAGCGCCGGGGCGAGACGCTGCGGGACGCGCTCGAGCGCGACATGGCCGCCGCGCAGCGGGATGCCGCCATCGACTACATCATGCACCCGATCCTTACCGAACCGAGCGAAGCGTCGCTCGGCCAGATTCCCGGTCTCGCCGCCGACGGGCATACCAGCCTCAAGATCTTTCTGGTCGACGAGAGCTTCGACGCGCGCGTGGACGACTACATCCGCGCCTTCGAGCTCGCCGGGCGCAGCGGCTCGCTGACGATGGTGCATTGCGAGGACGGCGCGCTGATTCGCTGCATCTGCCGCGCGCTGCTGGCGGAGGGCCGGGGCGCGCCGCGCAACTGGCCGGACGCCCGCCCGGACTACACCGAAGCCGTGGCGACCGAGCGCGCCATCGCCATCTCGCGCGCGACGAAAGCGCCGATCTACATCGTGCACCTCTCGTCGGCCGCCGCGCTCGCCGCCGCGCGCAAGGCACGGGCGCAGGGCGCGAAGGTCTACGTCGAGACACGCCCACTTTACCTCTACATGAGCCGTGAGGCGTTCGAGCAGGCCGACGCCGCCAAGTACGTCGGCGCGCCACCGCTGCGCGAGCCGGCCGATCTGCGCGCGATGTGGAACGGCATCCACGCCGCCAACATCCAGTGTATCTGCACCGACCACGCGCCCTGGACGCTGCGCCAGAAGCTCGACCCGACGCTGGACATTACTAACGTCCGCCAGGGCGTCTCCGATCTGGAGACGCTGATGCCGATGCTCTTTTCCGAGGGCGTGCGCACCGGGCGCATCTCCCTCAGCCGATTCGTCGAAATGACCAGCACCAACGCCGCCAAGCTGTTTGGCATGTACCCGCAGAAAGGCACGATCGCCGTCGGCTCGGACGCCGACCTGGTCATCTGGGACGTCGAGGCCAGCCGTGTGATCGACGGGGCCGGCATGCACTCGCAGTCCGGCTACTCCGTCTACGACGGGCGCACCGTGACCGGCTGGCCGCTATTCACACTCAGCCGCGGCGAGATTGTCTACCAGGAGGGGCACGTGACGGCCGAGCGCGGACGTGGCCGCTGGATCCGCCGCGCCAGGACGACGGGACTGTAA
- a CDS encoding response regulator, with translation MTQESPAGTELAPRRVLMAEDETMTRMDLHAVLTKGGYDVVGEAIDGRSAVELARALRPDVAIFDIEMPEMDGIQAAKLIIDEHICPVLLLTAYSDRERVERARDAGVMAYLVKPFQEREVAPAIEVALARYDEKRILDLEVTDMRDKYETRKLLDRAKGILMEQKNLTEAEAFRRIQKMSMNTRRPMKDIAQAIIITSDRPNGQTE, from the coding sequence ATGACACAGGAATCGCCGGCCGGCACGGAGTTGGCGCCGCGGCGTGTTTTGATGGCCGAAGACGAGACGATGACGCGCATGGACCTGCACGCGGTCCTGACCAAGGGCGGGTACGACGTCGTCGGCGAAGCGATCGACGGACGCTCGGCCGTGGAACTGGCGCGCGCACTGCGACCCGACGTGGCGATCTTCGACATCGAAATGCCGGAGATGGACGGCATCCAGGCGGCCAAGTTGATCATTGATGAGCACATCTGTCCGGTGCTGCTGCTGACGGCGTACAGCGACCGCGAGCGGGTCGAGCGCGCGCGCGATGCGGGCGTGATGGCGTATCTGGTCAAGCCGTTCCAGGAGCGCGAGGTCGCGCCGGCGATCGAGGTGGCGCTAGCGCGCTATGATGAGAAGCGGATACTCGATCTGGAAGTGACCGACATGCGCGACAAATACGAGACGCGTAAACTGCTCGACCGCGCCAAGGGTATCCTCATGGAACAGAAGAACCTGACCGAGGCGGAAGCGTTCCGGCGTATCCAGAAGATGAGCATGAATACGCGCCGTCCGATGAAGGATATTGCGCAGGCGATCATTATCACATCGGACCGGCCGAATGGCCAGACCGAGTAG
- a CDS encoding peptide ABC transporter substrate-binding protein: MLLLMACGPSATTEPTKPPAQPPATTAAQPTAAVAQPTATKPAAAPTTATAKKTVLRLPEGAKITNTMDPGISSGGNGLEQIQNMFEPLLYVDQISGELKAGQAEKWTISPDGVTYTFNLRAGLKWSDGQPLKAGDFEYAWKRVTDPATKSRYTQYFYPIKGAEAFNTGKGTAADMMVKATDDRTLVVTLERPAPFFLQIVAAWSAMPIRKDTIDKNGDKWTLNKDTYISNGHYRLVEWKPEQSMRVEKNPNYWGDNPGPDEIVWTLFEDPNAQAIKSYEAGELDHAQVVGPDIPRIRADAKLSKEVQKLARQGSNWIVLDTTNPPFNNIKVRQALNYALDKAKINQVVLKDGYFDAVSVVAPGVPGQVNANGIGYDAAKAKQLLADAGYPGGKGWPANVKYTYSSSSADNKAIGEAVQAIWKDTLGIDIVLEPLEAKAFDDWRTSRKNQPYGMYINGWGSDYEDPNNWYNLLFDSKGDFYYSHWKNAQFDQLIDAGLKELDVAKRKALYEQADKILNDESAYITVYHWGRFVVTKPGYTIPRFRVLGRVMGYLVKMPQ, encoded by the coding sequence ATGTTGCTGCTGATGGCCTGCGGCCCGTCGGCCACGACCGAGCCAACGAAGCCGCCCGCGCAGCCGCCAGCCACCACCGCAGCTCAACCAACGGCGGCAGTAGCCCAACCAACCGCCACCAAGCCCGCCGCCGCGCCCACGACAGCCACGGCGAAGAAGACGGTCCTGCGCCTGCCCGAAGGCGCCAAGATCACCAATACAATGGACCCGGGCATCTCGTCCGGCGGTAACGGGCTCGAACAGATTCAGAATATGTTCGAACCGCTCCTCTATGTCGACCAGATCAGCGGCGAATTGAAGGCCGGGCAGGCCGAGAAATGGACGATCTCGCCAGACGGCGTGACGTACACGTTCAACCTGCGCGCAGGACTGAAGTGGTCTGATGGCCAGCCATTGAAGGCCGGCGACTTTGAGTACGCTTGGAAGCGCGTCACCGATCCGGCGACCAAGTCGCGCTACACGCAGTACTTCTACCCGATCAAGGGCGCCGAAGCGTTCAACACCGGCAAGGGTACGGCCGCCGACATGATGGTCAAGGCGACCGACGACCGCACACTGGTCGTCACGCTCGAGCGCCCCGCTCCGTTCTTCCTCCAGATCGTAGCGGCGTGGTCAGCCATGCCGATCCGCAAGGATACGATCGACAAGAACGGCGACAAGTGGACGCTGAACAAGGACACTTACATCAGCAACGGGCACTACCGCCTGGTCGAGTGGAAGCCCGAACAGTCGATGCGCGTTGAGAAGAACCCGAACTACTGGGGTGACAATCCGGGCCCGGACGAGATCGTCTGGACGCTGTTTGAAGATCCTAATGCGCAGGCCATCAAATCGTACGAAGCAGGCGAGTTGGATCATGCGCAAGTCGTCGGCCCCGACATCCCGCGCATCCGCGCCGACGCGAAGTTGAGCAAGGAAGTGCAGAAGCTGGCGCGCCAGGGATCGAACTGGATCGTCCTCGATACGACCAACCCGCCGTTCAATAATATCAAGGTACGCCAGGCGCTGAACTACGCGCTCGACAAGGCGAAGATCAACCAGGTCGTGCTGAAGGATGGGTACTTCGACGCGGTTTCAGTTGTCGCGCCGGGCGTGCCGGGTCAGGTGAACGCAAACGGCATCGGCTACGATGCCGCCAAGGCGAAGCAACTGCTGGCCGACGCCGGTTATCCGGGCGGCAAGGGCTGGCCAGCCAACGTGAAGTATACCTACAGCAGTTCGTCGGCCGACAACAAGGCGATCGGCGAGGCCGTTCAGGCGATCTGGAAGGACACGCTCGGCATCGACATCGTGCTGGAGCCGCTGGAAGCCAAGGCGTTCGATGACTGGCGCACATCGCGCAAGAACCAGCCGTACGGCATGTACATCAACGGCTGGGGCTCGGACTACGAGGACCCGAACAACTGGTACAACCTGCTGTTCGATTCCAAGGGCGATTTCTACTACTCGCACTGGAAGAACGCGCAATTCGACCAGTTGATCGATGCGGGCCTCAAGGAACTTGACGTGGCCAAGCGCAAGGCGCTGTACGAGCAGGCCGACAAGATCCTGAATGACGAGTCTGCGTATATTACGGTCTACCACTGGGGCCGCTTCGTCGTGACGAAGCCCGGCTACACGATCCCGCGCTTCCGCGTGCTCGGTCGCGTGATGGGCTATCTCGTTAAGATGCCGCAATAG
- a CDS encoding pyridoxamine 5'-phosphate oxidase family protein: MDTYSARKLAALIRQGRVASLGTLRDGAPLVSLVVFSAAEDFSEFYVHVSRLAQHTQDIMNDPRVSLMIAESESGVADAQTLARVSMRGNAVAVVRADTRFETIKQQYLQKFPASEQNFDLGDFSLYGIVPQGARFVAGFGKILNLTPANFAEAAAIRE, from the coding sequence ATGGACACTTATTCAGCACGGAAGCTTGCCGCGCTGATCCGGCAGGGCCGGGTGGCTTCCCTGGGAACCCTGCGCGACGGAGCGCCGCTTGTGTCGCTGGTAGTCTTCTCGGCCGCCGAGGATTTCTCGGAGTTCTACGTACACGTCAGCCGGTTGGCGCAGCACACACAGGATATCATGAATGACCCACGCGTCAGCCTCATGATCGCCGAATCCGAATCCGGCGTAGCTGACGCGCAGACGCTGGCACGCGTGTCCATGCGCGGGAATGCGGTCGCTGTCGTGCGGGCCGACACGCGATTCGAGACGATCAAACAACAGTATCTGCAGAAGTTCCCGGCGTCGGAACAGAATTTCGACCTGGGGGATTTCTCGCTGTACGGCATTGTGCCGCAGGGCGCGCGGTTTGTGGCCGGCTTTGGCAAGATACTGAATCTGACGCCGGCGAACTTTGCCGAAGCGGCCGCTATTCGGGAGTAG
- a CDS encoding histidine kinase N-terminal domain-containing protein: MDSEVLEREVERQQRICDGLPLCADILRADVLYYELLAPARLVVVEHAQPHSTPSVEVRSRKGDSEAPDPGSALGKALRGKPVADALVQIASGPTRVHQEYRPVRDRHGEILGAIGIESSAVEHERRAQNRNPHFKRAMQLLKDLMVGPGLAPVSGTATFQAHDGLVVLDSGRRVRYVSSAADGLYRRLGFNKSLDGRTIEALDAGDESAVWQAIHEKSGVVLEGPARDQTWVRTAIPLVPPGRSRPDYVLLLLRDVTATRRFERETESLANISHEIHHRFGNNLQQLISYARMRGREAQHDETRQAMSDLETRLFAVAKIHEYLTVPGVNQIELKDVCRQIADQIRVGLLPADTRISIDIEGDPTPLQSKQATFCALIVNELLQNAVEHAFGAEGGTIRVGLEDDNGQITISVIDDGRGLSPGFDARKPGTYGLQIARGFARDLRGELELINQAFPAHGLVARLTFSRLIPGGK, encoded by the coding sequence GTGGACAGCGAAGTCCTTGAACGTGAAGTTGAACGCCAACAGCGCATCTGCGACGGCCTGCCGTTGTGCGCCGATATCCTGCGCGCCGACGTGCTGTATTATGAACTGCTTGCCCCAGCCAGGCTCGTCGTCGTCGAGCATGCCCAGCCACATTCAACCCCGTCCGTAGAAGTCCGCAGTCGCAAAGGCGATTCCGAAGCACCCGACCCCGGCAGCGCGCTGGGCAAAGCGCTGCGCGGAAAGCCTGTGGCCGACGCGCTTGTACAGATCGCGTCGGGACCGACACGGGTTCACCAGGAGTATCGGCCCGTGCGCGATCGGCACGGCGAGATTCTGGGCGCTATCGGTATCGAATCTTCCGCCGTCGAGCACGAACGACGGGCGCAGAATCGTAACCCGCACTTCAAGCGCGCCATGCAGCTCCTCAAAGATCTGATGGTGGGCCCGGGTTTGGCCCCGGTCAGCGGCACGGCAACTTTCCAGGCCCACGACGGGCTGGTCGTGCTGGACTCTGGACGGCGCGTGCGGTACGTAAGCTCAGCGGCCGACGGGCTGTACCGGCGATTGGGCTTCAACAAATCATTGGACGGGCGCACGATCGAAGCCCTCGACGCCGGCGACGAAAGCGCCGTCTGGCAAGCGATTCACGAGAAGTCCGGCGTCGTGCTCGAAGGGCCCGCGCGCGACCAGACGTGGGTGCGCACCGCGATCCCGTTGGTGCCGCCGGGCAGGAGCCGCCCGGACTATGTGCTGCTCTTGTTGCGGGATGTGACCGCGACCCGGCGGTTTGAGCGCGAGACGGAGAGCCTGGCCAACATCAGCCACGAAATCCATCATCGCTTTGGAAACAACTTGCAGCAACTGATTTCGTATGCCCGGATGCGCGGACGCGAAGCGCAGCACGATGAAACGCGCCAGGCGATGTCCGACCTCGAGACGCGCCTGTTCGCGGTCGCGAAGATCCACGAATATCTGACCGTGCCCGGCGTGAATCAGATCGAGTTGAAGGACGTGTGCCGGCAGATTGCCGATCAGATTCGTGTGGGACTGCTGCCGGCCGATACGCGCATCAGCATTGACATCGAAGGCGACCCGACACCGTTGCAGTCGAAGCAAGCGACATTCTGCGCGCTGATCGTCAATGAGCTGCTGCAGAATGCGGTAGAGCATGCGTTTGGCGCCGAGGGCGGTACGATCCGTGTCGGGCTTGAAGATGACAATGGGCAGATCACGATCTCAGTCATCGACGATGGCCGCGGGCTGTCACCCGGCTTCGACGCGCGGAAACCGGGCACCTACGGGCTGCAAATTGCGCGCGGATTTGCGCGCGACTTGCGCGGCGAACTGGAGTTGATCAACCAGGCGTTCCCCGCGCATGGGCTGGTTGCTCGTCTGACGTTCTCAAGGCTAATTCCCGGAGGCAAATAA
- a CDS encoding DUF4910 domain-containing protein: MFTQLLKTIRDGYSGDSAKAYVTDIARYHRIQASPGYRAAARHVYRVLSDLGLEAEVIAYPATYAAQSWSSHHFQEWECTGATLKLLEPAAETRMLADYNTQPMSIIQRSGPFEGTLELVAMEDGTCEADYAAIDVTGKLVFTCKPLEAVRDLAIERHSAVGILSDWIAESAIRERWDLPDALQYTSFWWTGHERRAFGFVLTPREGARLRQLVRRENAAGRVVRVQASVKSRFYDGAMEAITALIPGQSDEEVVLVGHLCHPAPGGNDNASGAAATLEAARALQALIADGRLSRPRRSLRFLWIPEMSGTYAYLAGRESEIGRMVAGINMDMVGENQELCRSSFLIDLPPEAMPSFAGDLIEAVRDEMARETSDFYDTGGFALFRHATVPFGGGSDHYIFSDPTVGVPMPMLIQEPDKFYHTSADTLDKVDPRMLAVIGGTATAYAYWIANAGPDDARRLGELMLSRGKQRIIRLVHDAAIEDSPESRALMLRRVAYRAGREQLALDSLSRLSPGIELDSWKAEIMEFAQRELELAGPPPPETHAPDEWEQRAATMQATRVHRGPIALRGYVARLSREERDAATARGLLTMGPGSHIQTLAVYWADGRRSVLEVANMVEMECGQRKVQFLVEYFELLARLGLVRIDERKE, translated from the coding sequence ATGTTCACCCAACTGCTCAAGACCATCCGCGACGGCTACTCTGGCGACTCGGCCAAAGCGTACGTGACCGACATCGCGCGCTACCACCGGATTCAGGCGTCGCCCGGCTATCGTGCGGCCGCGCGCCACGTCTATCGCGTGCTGAGCGACCTAGGTCTGGAAGCCGAAGTGATCGCCTACCCGGCGACTTACGCGGCACAGTCCTGGTCGTCGCATCACTTCCAGGAGTGGGAGTGCACCGGCGCTACGCTGAAGTTGCTGGAACCGGCGGCCGAGACGCGCATGCTGGCCGACTACAACACGCAGCCGATGTCGATTATTCAACGCAGCGGTCCGTTCGAGGGCACGCTCGAGCTCGTCGCCATGGAGGACGGCACCTGCGAGGCGGATTACGCCGCGATCGACGTGACCGGCAAGCTCGTATTCACCTGCAAGCCGTTGGAAGCCGTGCGCGACCTGGCGATCGAGCGCCACAGCGCGGTTGGCATCCTGTCGGACTGGATCGCCGAGTCGGCCATCCGCGAGCGTTGGGACCTACCCGACGCCCTGCAGTACACCTCGTTCTGGTGGACCGGCCACGAGAGGCGCGCGTTCGGTTTCGTGCTCACGCCGCGCGAGGGTGCGCGGCTGCGTCAGTTGGTGCGCCGCGAGAATGCGGCCGGCCGCGTCGTGCGCGTGCAGGCCAGTGTCAAGAGCCGGTTCTACGATGGCGCGATGGAGGCGATCACCGCACTGATTCCGGGGCAGAGCGACGAGGAGGTCGTGCTGGTCGGTCACCTGTGCCACCCCGCACCGGGCGGCAACGACAACGCCTCCGGCGCGGCGGCCACGCTGGAAGCGGCGCGCGCCTTGCAGGCGCTGATCGCCGATGGGCGGCTGTCGCGCCCGCGCCGTTCGCTGCGCTTCCTCTGGATTCCGGAGATGAGCGGCACCTACGCCTATCTGGCCGGACGCGAGTCGGAGATAGGGCGCATGGTCGCCGGCATCAATATGGACATGGTTGGCGAGAACCAGGAGCTCTGCCGCTCGTCGTTCCTCATCGACCTGCCCCCGGAGGCGATGCCGTCGTTCGCTGGAGACCTGATCGAAGCGGTGCGCGATGAGATGGCGCGCGAGACAAGCGACTTCTACGACACAGGCGGCTTCGCGCTCTTCCGGCACGCGACCGTGCCGTTCGGCGGCGGCAGCGACCATTACATCTTCTCCGACCCCACGGTCGGGGTGCCGATGCCGATGTTGATTCAGGAGCCGGACAAGTTCTACCACACCAGCGCCGACACGCTCGACAAGGTCGACCCGCGCATGCTCGCCGTCATTGGCGGCACCGCGACCGCCTATGCTTACTGGATCGCCAACGCCGGCCCGGACGACGCGCGCCGGTTGGGCGAACTGATGCTGTCGCGCGGCAAACAGCGCATCATCCGACTGGTGCACGATGCCGCCATCGAGGACAGTCCTGAATCGCGCGCGCTTATGCTGCGGCGCGTAGCTTACCGTGCCGGGCGCGAACAGCTCGCGCTCGACAGTCTGAGTCGGCTGAGCCCGGGTATTGAGCTTGATAGCTGGAAAGCCGAGATCATGGAGTTCGCGCAGCGCGAGCTCGAACTGGCCGGCCCACCGCCGCCCGAGACGCACGCGCCCGACGAATGGGAGCAGCGCGCCGCGACGATGCAGGCAACACGAGTGCACCGCGGCCCGATCGCCCTGCGCGGCTATGTTGCGCGTCTGTCGCGCGAAGAACGCGATGCGGCGACGGCGCGCGGCCTGCTCACCATGGGACCCGGCTCGCACATCCAGACGCTGGCGGTTTACTGGGCCGACGGCAGGCGCAGCGTGCTCGAGGTCGCCAATATGGTCGAGATGGAGTGCGGCCAGCGCAAGGTGCAGTTTCTGGTCGAGTACTTTGAATTGCTGGCCAGGCTCGGCCTGGTCCGCATCGACGAGCGAAAGGAATAG
- a CDS encoding ABC transporter permease, giving the protein MAPDTVIARPPTNLWRDAWRRMKRNRAAMVSLGFLAVLFASALLADVISPYPYTKQDFLHPDEGPTAAHVLGTDYLGRDLLSRIIYGGRISLAVALVDVAIVLLIGVPLGLLAGFFGGWIDMVVMRVVDILYALPNLLFIIVVMMWIRSVLDAPESALGNVLGPVDKLTGGLLGVFLALGVLSWLTVARLVRGQTLSLKQKEFVEAARTVGSGNGRIMFNHLLPNVMGPIIVAATFGIPGAIATEAGLSFLGLGVRPPLPSWGILISEGVRSMQAFPFELLFPAGILAITLICFNFVGDGLRDALDPKMKQ; this is encoded by the coding sequence ATGGCGCCAGACACGGTCATCGCCCGCCCGCCGACCAACCTTTGGCGCGATGCCTGGCGCCGCATGAAGCGCAACCGCGCGGCCATGGTATCGCTCGGCTTCCTCGCCGTGCTTTTCGCGAGCGCGTTGCTGGCAGATGTCATCTCCCCGTATCCGTACACGAAACAGGACTTCCTGCATCCGGACGAAGGCCCGACCGCGGCCCATGTACTCGGCACTGACTACCTGGGCCGCGACCTGTTGAGTCGCATCATATATGGCGGGCGCATCTCACTGGCGGTTGCGCTCGTCGATGTCGCCATTGTGCTATTGATTGGTGTACCGTTGGGCTTGCTGGCTGGTTTCTTTGGCGGCTGGATCGACATGGTAGTCATGCGCGTGGTTGATATTCTCTACGCGCTCCCCAATCTGCTGTTCATCATCGTGGTTATGATGTGGATTCGCTCCGTGCTGGACGCGCCCGAATCCGCGCTCGGCAACGTGCTGGGTCCGGTGGACAAGTTGACCGGCGGTTTGCTCGGTGTCTTTCTCGCACTCGGCGTCCTGTCGTGGTTGACTGTCGCGCGCCTCGTGCGCGGCCAAACGCTCTCGCTGAAGCAGAAGGAGTTTGTCGAGGCGGCACGCACCGTCGGCTCCGGGAATGGGCGCATCATGTTCAACCATTTGCTGCCCAACGTCATGGGGCCGATCATCGTCGCAGCGACCTTTGGAATACCCGGCGCGATTGCAACCGAAGCGGGCTTGTCGTTCCTCGGCCTCGGCGTGCGGCCACCCCTACCCTCGTGGGGCATTCTGATCTCCGAAGGCGTGCGTTCGATGCAGGCCTTTCCATTCGAGTTGCTCTTCCCGGCTGGCATTCTGGCCATAACCCTGATCTGCTTCAACTTCGTGGGCGATGGCCTGCGCGATGCGCTCGACCCCAAGATGAAGCAGTAG
- a CDS encoding ABC transporter permease, producing MTNYVIRRVLTLFPTLLVVYTLTFFIVHATPGGPWDESEKPLPQAVKDNLNKQYHLNDPLYKQYIDYLSNVLRGDFGPSYRDTARSVSDIIAASLPVSLQLGFASMLFAVAFGLPLGVLAAIKQNTWIDYGASLITVTGIATPPFVRVTILIVALAIGVHWLPSQGWEGLFDVRIIIPTIALGSGPGAILARYARSSLLEALTQDYLRTARAKGLRESQVIIRHALKNALIPVVTVAGVTLTNVITGAFFVESIYGVPGIGRQFINSATGRDYPLLLGITLVFAVIIALMNLLVDISYGFLDPRVRYS from the coding sequence ATGACCAACTACGTCATCCGGCGCGTCTTGACGCTCTTCCCGACGCTGCTCGTCGTCTACACGCTGACTTTTTTCATCGTTCATGCGACGCCAGGCGGCCCGTGGGACGAGAGCGAGAAGCCGTTGCCGCAGGCTGTCAAAGACAACCTCAACAAACAGTACCATCTGAACGATCCGCTCTACAAGCAATATATCGACTATCTATCCAATGTACTGCGCGGCGACTTTGGCCCCTCGTACCGGGATACCGCGCGCTCGGTGTCCGACATCATCGCGGCGTCGCTGCCCGTGTCGCTCCAGCTCGGGTTCGCGTCCATGCTCTTCGCCGTCGCATTTGGCTTGCCACTCGGGGTGCTGGCCGCTATCAAACAGAACACATGGATCGACTATGGCGCGTCCTTGATCACCGTGACCGGCATCGCGACGCCGCCGTTCGTGCGCGTGACGATACTGATCGTCGCGCTTGCCATCGGTGTGCACTGGCTGCCCAGCCAGGGCTGGGAGGGATTGTTTGACGTCCGCATCATAATCCCCACCATCGCGCTCGGTTCGGGTCCCGGCGCGATTCTCGCCCGGTATGCGCGCTCGAGTCTACTTGAAGCCCTGACGCAAGACTATCTGCGCACGGCGCGCGCCAAGGGGTTGAGAGAGTCTCAGGTCATCATTCGCCATGCCCTCAAGAACGCTCTGATCCCGGTCGTCACCGTCGCGGGCGTCACGCTAACCAACGTAATCACCGGCGCATTCTTCGTAGAAAGCATTTACGGCGTGCCGGGTATTGGCCGCCAGTTCATCAATAGTGCGACCGGACGCGACTACCCGTTGCTGCTGGGCATCACGCTTGTCTTCGCCGTGATCATCGCTTTGATGAATCTGCTGGTCGACATCTCGTACGGCTTCCTCGACCCGCGCGTGCGCTACAGCTAG